Genomic window (Deinococcus arcticus):
GCACCCGCAGCAGGGGCGCCGTGGCGTGCGGGCTCACCCAGTGCGGTTCGCGCACATGCCCCAGACCCGGCCAGTCGTAGGGCGGCATGGGCTCAAAGCTGGTGCGGGGCAGCACGTAAACCCAACCCGGGGCCAACAGCTCGGGCCCGCTGATCTGCAGGGGCCGGCGCGGCGCCAGCGACAGAAAATACTGGGTCCGTGACCAGTGACCGCCCCGCTGCACCTGCACCGCCGTGTTCAGCATGCGCGCCGTGCGCACCCGGTCGCGCAGGGCATACATCATGGCCCACAGGCTATCCGAGGTGGCAAAAACCCCGGTACGCTTGCTGAACTCATCGGCGCTGAGGTCGTGGGGAGAGCGGGGCTCGAAGAGGGTGAGGTGCGGCTGCGCCGAGCCATGCACCAGCCAGCCCTGTTCGCCCAGCCAGTGCAGGAGCAGCCAGCGCGGAAGCCCGGCAGGCAGCAGGCGCAGATCGTGGGTGGCCCAGGCAGCCTCGAACGCCATCTGCGCCGAGGCAGGCCAGCACGTCTCTGGGGCGAAGGACAACGCAGGCAGCATGGGCCCAGCCTGCCACGCCATCACCCAGCTGGCATCAGCCACTCCTACGGCTTCCGAAAAATTCCGTAACACATTACGGAATTTTTTCAACCGGAGGGCGCAGGAATAAATGCGGATTTCCGGAAATGGACGGAATCCGCATCACTCCATAGGCAGACTGGGCTTAACAATCTTTATACCCAGGCCGGCTATGTAGGCAGACAAGGCTTTGTTGGGACGGCAGCTGTGCGGGACGCCACGCGGTCAACGTCCACCTCTTCCCCATCCTCCCCTTTTCCCGGAGCCCCCATGAACCCCGATCTGCTGCGCGGCAACCTGGACCTGATTCTGCTGACCCTACTCGAACCCCGGCCCCTGTACGGCTTTGCCATTATCCAGACGGCCCGGGAGCGCACCCAGGGGTACTTTGAATTCAAGGAAGGCAGCCTCTACCCGGCCCTGCACCGCCTGGAAGCCGAGGGCCTGCTGGCCGCGCAGCCCGGCGAGGTGGGGCGCAACGGCAAGCCGCGCAAGTACTACGCCATCACGGACCGGGGGCGGCAGGTGCTGGAGGCCAAGCGCCAGGAATTCAGCGCCTTTACTGGCGCCGTGGCCCGCCTGGGCCGGAGCGGCGCATGACGGTGGCCCTGCACGACCATGCCCCCGCTCTGAACGCCTTTCTGCGCCGCGCCAGCTGGGGCCTGCCGGAAGGGCGGCGCCAGGAACTGTGGGACGAACTCGCAGAGCATGTGCTCACCCGCACCGACCACCTTCTCCTTTCTGGCCTTTCTCCCCAAGACGCCCTGACCCAGGCGCTGCGCGAACTGGGCCCCCCCAGCCGCGTGACCCTGGGCATGGCCAAGGTGTATTCCATGCCCAAACTATTTCTTGCCGCTGCTGCCGCCGCCCTGGGCCTGAGCGCCGCGCTGTATGCGCTGGCAGGCGGACGCGATGTGACATTCACACTGCCCGTGCTCACCCAGCAGCCGGTAAAACCCTCCTGTATTCGGGGAACGGTCCCCACAGCGACGGGCCTCACCATCGTCAGCCAACAGGGTGGGGTGACGTGCTACACCTTTAATGACGCCAACGCCTATAAAGGCGTGTTTCTGAGCGGTAACGATCTGCAGCAAGCCATCAACGCTCAGGGCGGCAAAGCGACCCTGCGGGGCGCGCGCCTGTCTATCGACCTGCCGGGC
Coding sequences:
- a CDS encoding PadR family transcriptional regulator; amino-acid sequence: MNPDLLRGNLDLILLTLLEPRPLYGFAIIQTARERTQGYFEFKEGSLYPALHRLEAEGLLAAQPGEVGRNGKPRKYYAITDRGRQVLEAKRQEFSAFTGAVARLGRSGA